One window of the Marinilactibacillus sp. Marseille-P9653 genome contains the following:
- a CDS encoding carboxylate--amine ligase yields MTEQHKAVVLGANYYIGLSIIRCLGRVGIPVVAVEYKRDGAYGLHSKYLSEELIGPNYKEEPEALKDFLIEYAKKQDKKPVLYPTADPYVEFIDAYLDELGEYYLITQKEKGLWTKLIDKDNLYEIAEQHNVRMPKSIQTSRSDLIETVEAELGYPCLVKPADSTKFVAKFRRKLFKVQNRTELEDALKKAADAEIEVVVQQLVQGFDDHMYTFDAYLNQNSEVTHWMTAQKHRQYPIHFGASVYTKQRYVPELFDIGAPFLEAIGYKGFAEIEFKKDANTGEYYLIEINVRTTNFNQMIADVGLNMPLIAYKELTGQPIGTRAIKEDTGQVFHYMYEDLHASRAYVKAGDLTWSQILKSYKASKTGAVWAKDDPQPGIQFIGKFVKRVAGKVTRRNG; encoded by the coding sequence ATGACAGAACAGCACAAAGCAGTCGTACTCGGCGCAAACTATTATATAGGATTAAGTATCATTCGTTGCCTTGGTCGTGTAGGTATACCAGTCGTAGCTGTAGAGTATAAAAGAGACGGCGCGTATGGACTTCATTCAAAATATTTATCAGAAGAATTGATTGGACCAAATTACAAAGAGGAACCAGAAGCATTAAAAGATTTTTTAATAGAATATGCTAAAAAACAGGATAAGAAACCAGTCTTGTATCCAACAGCTGATCCTTATGTAGAATTTATTGATGCTTATCTAGATGAGTTAGGTGAGTATTATCTGATTACACAAAAAGAAAAAGGATTATGGACAAAACTGATCGACAAAGACAATCTTTACGAAATAGCAGAGCAGCACAACGTCAGAATGCCAAAATCTATTCAGACATCGCGTTCAGATTTGATCGAAACAGTTGAAGCAGAGCTTGGTTATCCATGTCTCGTTAAACCGGCAGATTCCACTAAATTTGTAGCAAAATTCCGTAGAAAACTATTCAAAGTTCAGAACCGTACAGAATTAGAAGACGCTTTGAAAAAAGCAGCGGATGCAGAGATCGAAGTCGTTGTACAGCAACTCGTGCAAGGGTTCGATGATCACATGTATACATTTGATGCTTATTTGAACCAAAATTCTGAAGTGACCCACTGGATGACTGCTCAGAAACACCGTCAGTATCCCATTCACTTTGGCGCATCTGTTTACACAAAACAGCGTTATGTTCCTGAATTATTTGATATTGGTGCACCTTTCCTTGAAGCGATTGGTTACAAAGGCTTTGCTGAAATTGAATTTAAAAAGGATGCCAATACAGGTGAGTATTATCTGATTGAAATCAACGTTCGGACAACAAACTTTAATCAAATGATTGCGGACGTTGGACTAAACATGCCGTTGATTGCTTACAAAGAATTAACAGGTCAGCCAATTGGTACCAGAGCTATCAAAGAGGATACAGGACAAGTATTCCATTACATGTATGAAGACCTACATGCTTCAAGAGCTTATGTCAAAGCCGGAGATTTAACCTGGAGTCAGATCCTCAAGTCTTATAAAGCGAGCAAGACAGGTGCAGTATGGGCAAAAGATGATCCTCAGCCAGGGATCCAGTTCATCGGTAAATTTGTCAAACGTGTAGCTGGAAAAGTGACCAGAAGAAACGGTTAA
- a CDS encoding M20 family metallopeptidase: MTNYITEQIKKESLVALKRLVDIPSYLEPADSSKPSKPFGEGVDQVLKEALALCKTFGMETFCDPNGYYGYADYGNGEETVGILCHLDVVPEGDRSKWETDPFDATEKGSVLYGRGTQDDKGPTISALYAFKALVDAGVPFNRKIRFVFGTDEENLWRCMEAYKQHEKMPDMGFVPDSAFPLTYAEKGLMQFKLTGPGSESLELNCSGALNVVPAVATYRGEQQAELAEILKQQNFPYEQTEEEIVTYGKAVHASTAFEGANAITRLVEGLATLQSHPMLSFIAEKIGQETNGYRIFGEIEDEMTGELTFNVASLEINKQRSEVMVDMRIPVSYNQEDLVKILEEVTTEYGLTYQMYDALPSLYVPKDSPLVETLMTIYRDKTGDMQEPLTSGGATYARSMPNMVAFGAHFPGSPSLAHQENEGIILKEFYLAMEIYAEAIHQLCCQ, encoded by the coding sequence ATGACAAACTATATTACAGAACAGATAAAAAAAGAAAGTCTTGTTGCGTTAAAAAGGCTCGTCGATATTCCATCTTACTTAGAGCCGGCAGATTCAAGTAAACCGAGCAAACCTTTTGGAGAAGGCGTTGATCAGGTGTTGAAAGAGGCACTGGCTTTATGCAAAACATTTGGTATGGAAACCTTTTGTGATCCAAACGGCTATTATGGCTATGCAGATTACGGTAATGGAGAAGAAACTGTCGGAATACTATGCCACTTAGATGTCGTGCCTGAAGGTGATCGCTCGAAATGGGAAACAGATCCTTTTGATGCTACAGAAAAAGGATCTGTACTTTATGGAAGAGGGACGCAAGATGATAAAGGTCCAACCATCTCTGCACTTTACGCTTTCAAAGCACTAGTCGATGCAGGCGTACCATTCAATCGTAAGATCAGGTTTGTCTTTGGTACAGATGAAGAAAACCTATGGCGTTGTATGGAAGCTTATAAGCAACATGAAAAAATGCCGGATATGGGCTTTGTCCCAGACAGTGCTTTTCCCCTAACCTATGCTGAAAAAGGCTTGATGCAATTCAAACTAACCGGTCCCGGTTCTGAATCTTTGGAACTCAATTGTTCGGGTGCTTTAAATGTCGTGCCTGCTGTAGCGACATATAGAGGAGAACAACAAGCGGAGCTAGCTGAAATTCTAAAACAACAAAACTTTCCTTATGAGCAGACTGAAGAAGAGATAGTCACTTACGGAAAAGCCGTTCATGCCAGTACAGCTTTTGAAGGAGCCAATGCAATTACAAGGTTGGTAGAAGGCTTGGCGACACTTCAGTCACATCCGATGCTATCCTTTATTGCTGAAAAAATTGGTCAGGAAACAAATGGCTATCGTATTTTTGGAGAAATCGAAGATGAGATGACAGGAGAGCTGACATTCAACGTAGCGTCACTTGAAATCAATAAACAGAGATCAGAAGTCATGGTCGACATGAGAATTCCTGTTTCTTACAACCAAGAAGATTTAGTGAAAATATTAGAAGAAGTCACAACCGAATACGGACTGACTTACCAGATGTATGATGCTTTACCGTCTTTATATGTACCAAAGGATAGCCCACTTGTAGAAACATTAATGACGATTTATAGAGACAAAACGGGTGACATGCAAGAACCATTAACTTCTGGTGGCGCAACGTACGCCAGATCTATGCCGAACATGGTCGCGTTTGGTGCACACTTCCCTGGAAGTCCAAGTCTGGCTCACCAAGAAAATGAAGGCATCATCTTAAAAGAGTTCTATCTCGCAATGGAAATCTACGCTGAAGCCATCCATCAACTTTGCTGTCAGTGA